The Candidatus Peregrinibacteria bacterium genome contains the following window.
CTGCCATTGCATTTCACGAAGATAACTCTCATAGCGTTCATTTAATTCCTCATCACCGATAGGTGCGCGATTGCGAATTCGTTTCTCAAGATTGTCCCATTTTGCCTTCAAAAATATAGTCATTACCTGATCTTCAGGAAGTATCTCTTTGATTGAACGAACTCCTTGTACATCAACCTCACGCACAACAGTTTTACCATCCTCCAGGGAATCTAGGATCGGTTTTTTGAGCGTTCCATAATAATTCATGTCATGCACATATGCATATTCCAAAAATTCACCATCTTCAATTTTATCTTTAAATTCCTTTTCTGTGACGAAATTATATACCTCTCCATCTTTTTCATGAGGGCGAGGAGCGCGAGTAGTGCAAGATATAGGGAATACGAACTCAGAATGACTCTCTTTCAAAAAAGAAAGTACAGTACCTTTACCGGATCCGGAAGGTCCCAAAATTAAAACAAACTTACCCCTACTCGACATAAAAAATTATTAGAAGTTGGAATTAATAAAACTATAATAGCAATCACACTAGAATGGTAAATCATCTATAGCGACATCTCCATCTATATTTGAGTCAGCAGCAGAAACGGCAACAGGTGATTTATCTTCAAGTGGATCTCCCATATCAGCAGGTACCGCTGCAACCTTTGCAGCTCCAATTCCGGCAGCTGTTCTATCCATATCTACAGCATTACCTTTTTTATCCAACATGATAAGATTTTCCGCTACTATCTCTGTTTTTCTTCTTTTTGTACCATCTTCAGCATCCCACTCTCTAGTCTGAATACGTCCTTCGATATAAACTTTAGATCCCTTTGTAAGGTATTGTCCTGCGATCTCTGCAAGCTTCCTCCATGCTACAATGTCATGAAATTCCGCTTTTTCTTGACGAACTCCATTTTGATCATTCCATACTTGATTTGTAGCAACAGAAAAACTACAAACAGTAACTCCGGTAGAAAGTTGTCGCGTTTCCGGGTCACGAGTGATATTACCAATTAACTGAGCTCTATTGAGTGAATACATATGTACAGGGGTTAGAATCTAAAAGTGCAACGTAACGCAACTCGCCAACGGCTTGAGTTGCGAAAGAAGGTCTCGCTAAGCGAGTCCAATTCACTACTCACGTGCCATGCGATTATATGTCTCGATATCTCTTAACACAACCGAATTTAAATGTTTTCGAAAAATATGATTTGACTTCGATTCAAATACATATAATAAAAGTACAAAAATCTAGACAAAAGTATCAAAACATATACTAAAAGCATCAAGCATAGTATATGATTCCATCTGTCAGTTAGAATATTCCAAATATAGATTAAAAATAACCTCATGCTTTACAGTTTTAAACTAGGTAGAAATAAAGAATTATCAATCGCAGAAATAGCTGCCGTTTTTACTGAAAAAAAAGTAGAAGAAATGATCGATAACCATTTAATAGTACACACGGGCGAGCAGCTAAACCAACAATCCATAGATCGCCTTGGAGGAACTATCAAAATCTCACAAATCGTTGCTGAGTGCGAAAAAGCTGATTTAGCGGCGAAAATCTCAGAGGCTGTTTTAAAACATTGTGACATAGACTCAAAAATTACATATGCGATTAATATTGAACCTATAACATACAAATCTAAAAAATTATTAAAATCTTTACTGATAGAAACTAAAAAAACTCTAAAAACAGAAGGTGCCAAAGTAAGATTCATGAACAAATTCAATAGAGATGAGGCCAAAAACATAGAAAACATTCAATCAAAAAAAGAAATTCTCGATAAAGATAATTCAATAGAGATAAACATTATCCAAAAATCAGACACGCTATACATGGTTTCTTTTTTGGTAGCGAGTCAGGATATCGATGGATATTCAAAAAGAGATTATGAAAAACCATGTAGAGATGCCATAAATGGAATGCTCCCACCAAAGCTTTCACAAATACTCATAAACTTGAGCTTGGCAGGGATGCACCACGTAGATCCTAAAAATATAACAATTGTCGATCCATTCTGCGGATCCGGTAGCCTTCTTATCGAAGCACTCCTCATGGGATTCCATGCAACCGGATCGGATATAAACCCAAAAATGATCAGCGATTCAAAGATGAACGTCGACTGGCTACGCAAAAACTATGGTGTTCACAAAAAACAAGATTGTATAGTTTTTCCACATGATGCAACGGAGCGCCTCCCAAAGGCAAAACGCATGGCATTGATCGCAACAGAAGGCTACCTAGGTGACCCTATGACGGTCTACCCATCAGAAGAAGAAATCAAAAGAAATTTTGAAATCATTACATCTTTATACGCAGATTTTTTCAAAAACCTTTGGCACATGCATGACAAAGTAACTATCGCTATCTGCATACCCAACTACATAAAAAAGCATCAATCTCGCGAACCAAAAGATCTATTAGAAAGAATCAAGAGACTTGGTTTCAAGCAAGTGCCACTCATATCCAGGAATCTAACTCCAAAAATCAATCCTGGCAAAAAAGGTGACGTTTTAAGCTACCTGTACAGCCGTCCAGATCAAATAGTCGGTAGAAGAATACACGTATTTCAGAAATAATTGACTAGAAGTACAGTGCTAACACTCCAAACGAGACGTGCCAAGCCAGCATAACCAAAGTTAATGCCGAAACGAATTGTGGAAAGTAAAGTGACATAAGAGAGAGGATTTATATCATTTATAGTGGTAAGGGCCTTTGTTCAAATATTAAAACGCAACAACCAAAGAAAAGTTACAAAAAATATTGCACTTTTAACAACTGCATGCCTATAATGCACGGGCTTGCAAAAGCAAACCATAAAAAACGTATTATTCCGGAGTAGCTCAGTGGTAGAGCAGTTGACTGTTAATCAATTGGTCGCCGGTTCGAATCCGGCCTCCGGAGCCACGTTTAAATTTATATTTTGCAAACTTTGCTACTATTATGATAGTATTGGTTTGCAGATAACTTTATTAATTTAGACATAAGCAATGGTGCTAAAGATATTACAAAAATATAGTGTAAAGGTCGAATTACCTACAAAGAAAAAGAAAAAAACACTTTTTGATTTGGCAAAAAAACATATTTGCAAAACAAGGGGAAAGAAAGAAGATCTAGCGCTCAACACGGATAAGATTTTGTATGGCAAAAAATAAAATCATTCTTGATAGCAATATTTTTATTGCATTTTATTATAAAGAAGACTCCTTGCATGAAGAAGCTCTTAGTTTGCTGAGCTCTTTAGATGATTACGAAATAATCATTCCTTACTGCGTCATTCAAGAAGTCAGCACAATTCTGACATACAAACTTGGTAAAAAAGTAGCCGATGATTTTCTCAACGACATACA
Protein-coding sequences here:
- the gmk gene encoding guanylate kinase (Essential for recycling GMP and indirectly, cGMP): MSSRGKFVLILGPSGSGKGTVLSFLKESHSEFVFPISCTTRAPRPHEKDGEVYNFVTEKEFKDKIEDGEFLEYAYVHDMNYYGTLKKPILDSLEDGKTVVREVDVQGVRSIKEILPEDQVMTIFLKAKWDNLEKRIRNRAPIGDEELNERYESYLREMQWQDECDFVIESIEGEIEQQCKLVEKTILDNL
- a CDS encoding single-stranded DNA-binding protein: MYSLNRAQLIGNITRDPETRQLSTGVTVCSFSVATNQVWNDQNGVRQEKAEFHDIVAWRKLAEIAGQYLTKGSKVYIEGRIQTREWDAEDGTKRRKTEIVAENLIMLDKKGNAVDMDRTAAGIGAAKVAAVPADMGDPLEDKSPVAVSAADSNIDGDVAIDDLPF
- a CDS encoding PIN domain-containing protein, which translates into the protein MAKNKIILDSNIFIAFYYKEDSLHEEALSLLSSLDDYEIIIPYCVIQEVSTILTYKLGKKVADDFLNDIQNADTTLIINNDVQSEIEFFKTIKANLSFTDLALLHLSQKYDATLLTFDQQLLKLYKKS